In Sulfuracidifex metallicus DSM 6482 = JCM 9184, a single window of DNA contains:
- a CDS encoding DUF123 domain-containing protein: protein MYRKGYIVFYSCNKGEIVTRSRKFEIEEGQYFYVGSCGRSCSDRISRHMRKCKNKFWHVDYLTDLCTPLGSLILPMEEREIVKMFKGLRVIHRFGNGDDRESEGHLFLGRMKDIIILVLEKVSVK, encoded by the coding sequence ATGTATAGGAAAGGGTATATTGTTTTCTATAGCTGCAATAAAGGAGAAATTGTTACTAGATCAAGAAAGTTCGAAATAGAGGAAGGGCAGTACTTTTATGTAGGGTCTTGTGGAAGGAGTTGTAGCGACAGAATTTCTAGGCACATGAGAAAATGTAAGAACAAGTTTTGGCACGTTGATTACCTTACAGATTTATGTACTCCTCTAGGGTCGCTAATACTACCGATGGAAGAGAGGGAAATAGTTAAAATGTTTAAGGGTTTGCGTGTTATTCATCGGTTCGGCAACGGTGACGATAGAGAATCTGAAGGACATCTGTTTTTAGGGAGGATGAAAGACATAATTATTCTTGTACTTGAGAAAGTCTCTGTTAAATGA
- a CDS encoding GNAT family N-acetyltransferase, whose amino-acid sequence MERRDVGSPFFSGDPRMDKYSLKDYYKWKEKGDIVLVLEDEGEIKGVVDMVDKGNYLLLDMIAVNRLFRGKGIGSKMLRKVEEIAASLGKRGVMLEALESAVDFYRKNGFEFSHIRIDKEFGSLYVMVKELRPLATITS is encoded by the coding sequence ATAGAGAGGAGGGATGTTGGGAGTCCCTTCTTCTCAGGAGATCCTAGGATGGACAAGTACTCTTTGAAGGACTACTACAAATGGAAGGAAAAGGGAGACATTGTACTTGTACTCGAAGATGAAGGAGAAATTAAGGGAGTGGTCGACATGGTAGATAAGGGAAATTACCTTCTCTTAGATATGATAGCAGTGAACAGATTATTCCGCGGAAAAGGTATAGGTTCCAAGATGCTGAGGAAAGTTGAAGAAATTGCTGCCTCCTTAGGAAAGAGAGGAGTCATGTTAGAGGCTTTAGAGTCCGCAGTCGATTTCTATCGTAAGAACGGTTTCGAATTCTCACACATCAGAATAGACAAGGAGTTCGGTTCATTATACGTTATGGTCAAGGAATTACGTCCTCTAGCTACGATTACGTCCTAG
- a CDS encoding SPFH domain-containing protein, giving the protein MSLQFRGSVISTERENGTSMMAEDTIIFRYPKEEITSKSIIFVQPNELAVVVIQGQVQAVLPPGTHNVQSPQNPLSSFLSRFRYNALPFDTIVFYTSTTRHEIRIVGVSQTQDLVPLEYEIAVYYRVTDPSKLVFNVQFGNNVFKDADLGRYISPMIDQEVSSIINYVRLSDIFKKLGDVSNAVLASLKAFLSEIGIELISVRVIRLLPQDDELRRVIQLRDLGVDVEKAIRLYLAGSLASKNDPASVNMALGIPYYPNLSTLVNLPDNLIKVNLRGNEDRENTENSNK; this is encoded by the coding sequence ATGTCCCTCCAGTTTAGAGGTTCTGTAATTTCAACTGAAAGGGAGAACGGAACCTCAATGATGGCTGAAGATACCATAATTTTCCGTTATCCAAAGGAGGAGATAACCTCCAAGTCAATCATCTTCGTGCAGCCAAACGAACTTGCTGTTGTGGTAATTCAAGGGCAAGTTCAGGCTGTTTTGCCTCCTGGAACACATAACGTACAAAGTCCTCAGAATCCTTTATCGTCGTTCTTATCAAGGTTTAGATATAATGCTTTGCCTTTCGATACCATAGTGTTCTATACTTCGACCACAAGACATGAAATTAGGATTGTAGGTGTATCTCAAACTCAAGATTTAGTACCTTTAGAGTATGAAATAGCAGTGTATTATAGGGTAACAGATCCCTCAAAGTTGGTTTTCAATGTCCAATTTGGAAATAACGTGTTCAAGGATGCGGACTTAGGTAGATATATCTCTCCAATGATCGATCAGGAGGTAAGCTCTATAATAAATTATGTAAGGCTATCCGACATTTTCAAGAAGCTTGGCGATGTAAGTAATGCAGTTTTAGCCAGTCTAAAGGCTTTCCTTTCCGAAATAGGAATTGAACTGATTTCTGTGAGGGTAATAAGGCTGTTGCCCCAAGATGATGAGTTGAGGAGAGTCATACAGCTACGCGACTTGGGAGTTGACGTTGAGAAGGCAATCAGGCTATACTTAGCAGGTTCCTTGGCTTCCAAGAACGATCCTGCTTCTGTAAATATGGCCTTAGGTATACCTTATTATCCAAACTTGTCTACTTTAGTTAACTTACCCGACAATCTAATTAAGGTAAACCTAAGGGGAAACGAAGACAGGGAAAATACGGAAAACAGTAACAAATAA